The genomic interval CAAAACGAATCCGTTCAATCACTAAAACTTCTTCATCTTCCGGGATATTAAGCATTGATTTTTCGTGGTACAAATCATGTTTAAATTCGGCACGCAGTAACTTTGATTTAGGAGTCAGCCCTTTTTCAGTAACCTCTTCTGCAAAGCCCTTCAGCCTTCCATTTCCCGTTAGCTGCTGTGACTTTACAATCGTCCCCTTCCCTTGCCTTTTCTCTAATAGCCCATCCTGAACAAGAATTGAAATAGCCTGTCGTAACGTTGTGCGACTTACATTAAATTCGTCCATCAATTCTTGTTCTGTAGGAATCAGCGTATTAGGAGCCCATACTTTTTCTTGAATCCGTTTAATAAGGATATCTTTTACTTGAAGATATAAAGAAATATTCTTGTTTGGATCAACCATACTTGCCAATTGTAAATCTCCTTTCAGCTAAGATCTGAATGTTTAACAGTCATTTTTTTCCTGATTGTATCTTACAATCACTTACATTTATCTATATAAATGAAACTTGATGGAAGTAAAAAGCAACGAACGATCAATTCCCTTTTATTTCACATACATCATAACTATTATAACATACATTACTATCTTATCGAGACTTCAACCCTTTAGATCATTGAACTGGCAGAATAGATGTAAAAAAGGTTGTTGAAAAATGTTTCAACAACCTTTTGAACGTATGAATGACCACATTAGATGTTCGATAATGCTAAAAACAACTCTTTCCACTCTGAGTTTTTACGGTAAAATACAGGTGGATATCCGATTGGAGCTTGCACAG from Metabacillus sediminilitoris carries:
- a CDS encoding GntR family transcriptional regulator, whose translation is MVDPNKNISLYLQVKDILIKRIQEKVWAPNTLIPTEQELMDEFNVSRTTLRQAISILVQDGLLEKRQGKGTIVKSQQLTGNGRLKGFAEEVTEKGLTPKSKLLRAEFKHDLYHEKSMLNIPEDEEVLVIERIRFADQTPIAIERTCWPSHIGKLFINEDLDRAKFYEILESNDIILKRAKEKISAINATLFEADLLGIRGGEAMLETERLSFGLDDRPIEFSTIKFRSDKYHYNIELTR